From a single Nothobranchius furzeri strain GRZ-AD chromosome 7, NfurGRZ-RIMD1, whole genome shotgun sequence genomic region:
- the topbp1 gene encoding DNA topoisomerase 2-binding protein 1, which produces MLKGNKECLLVKFVESEGSLTDHATKAYEAILELQSEKYLQTIKEEDVLQMKQKDRSLFVLSSFTSPAFLHCMQLGCRIVSPLVVLYCLQNQRCVPKAEKPVYNMAMADVTISCTSLDKATRTEVMDLVQLMGGRASLDLNVFVTHLIAGEVGSKKYLVAANLGKPILLPSWVKACWEKTQDSLLRYTDLPVEDYLCPVLLGCTVCVTGLSSLERKEVQRLCEQHGAKYTGQLKMNDCTHLIVSEPTGQKYECAKKWNVYCVSVNWLFDSIEKGFCQDESRYAVDRRSSKTSAPHTSTPTGTSKRQDGPSLLGLSNISVSASVGVNDTALTNSTVSRVETSDPVDCLDLTVCPVDDVLDGCKLYLCGFPVKKLEKLRRLVNAGGGLRFNQPCEELTHVVMGELDQELHKFLSKATYRPHVVTVQWLLDSFSRGALLPEEGYLHPDCLPPAAAAASVPPPRSSAGPLVPSPTTPRLKTADEDLLSQYMDGDPTVVDVPPPGGENRESISTAAEPQPESWEPNHTRATQDSTQQEGLFAGRSFLLVGFDPEAEAQFSVLVSERGGKVLPARTRAVADYAVVPLLGRSVEATVDEVVTDTWLAMCVEKECVLRLSANPLFVPVPVREGHFPLKDCVLSVSQFTGAERESLVELAKYLGANVQDYFVRLANQKKGMLASTHLVLQTPEGTKYQAAKKWGLPAVTMHWILESARTGKRAAEEKYLVDLPPSPERDEESFVGGSQKPILPPPRPRSPEIPLLGPQGGKAVTPLDLGRFQSKVFRSVLDEMKPEQNQEDSRRRRPQKEPPLQLDTPSRFLSRDQLFRPSFNVADALGALETPGGRSKPGEKVETPLTDVINRNLKVALANSSRGNMSDLQAVTASPQLAKTTEKEAPEAAARPLTGVVICVAKKLSKMQSELNAVAASLGADFRWACDDTVTHYIYQGRVGDSSREYRGVKERGLHVVSQYWLHACAEEQKHVSESLYPFTYNPKMSLNLSQVPSSSQKSPPFPRTRLRDKLDKSELPAAGATSAVSNGGDDHDEKRDMLEMGETLQRQLQEIMSATKITTGRRTSVRLARMGSGGADSGPNTPDVSRASRGGSRRTLEALRVSREAALDINTEPSQSEQIVWDDPTAREERAKLADNFQWPGSPSQHSEPLTAAAAPAPPPSAETRSQLKDSMTDSELVEIAACEVINQQLGQKVMTPPPEEPEEDILTPRAPSIAFPLTKPAGAPEHQDETREEKQPPRFQLSSLSPQERIDYSQLIEELGGVVLDKQSFDPSCSHIIVGTPLRNEKYLAAMAAGKWILHRSYLEVCRSLGHFVQEEEYEWGSSSILEALPSITSQQRRLASSAMRWRKALQGSSEQKGAFSGWSVMLNIDQSRESGFRRLLQSGGAKVLPSPSSSLYKEATHLFADFSRLKPADFRVDVAEATAQGVTCLKPEYIADYLMQEPTPPLELYLLSAPPSEEASSTPSCKRKASSDTSRLKKSRVN; this is translated from the exons ATGCTTAAAGGAAACAAGGAATGCCTCTTAGTGAAGTTTGTGGAAAGTGAAGGATCTCTGACAGATCATGCCACCAAAGCGTATGAG GCCATTTTGGAGCTGCAGTCTGAAAAGTATTTACAAACCATTAAGGAAGAAGATGTGCTGCAGATGAAGCAGAAGGACAGGTCTCTGTTTGTGTTGAGCAGCTTCACCTCTCCAGCTTTCCTGCACTGTATGCAG CTTGGCTGCAGAATCGTGAGTCCACTGGTGGTGCTGTACTGCTTACAGAATCAGCGCTGTGTCCCCAAAGCAGAGAAACCTGTGTATAATATGGCAATGGCTGATGTGACCATTTCCTGCACCAGCCTGGACAAAGCAACAcgg ACAGAAGTGATGGATCTGGTGCAACTGATGGGTGGACGGGCCAGTCTTGATCTCAATGTGTTTGTCACGCACCTGATTGCAGGAGAGGTTGGAAGTAAAAAATACCTGGTGGCTGCCAACCTGGGTAAACCCATCCTTCTGCCCTCGTGGGTCAAAGCCTGCTGGGAGAAGACCCAGGATAG TCTTTTAAGGTATACAGACTTGCCAGTGGAGGATTATCTGTGTCCCGTGTTGCTTGGCTGTACAGTTTGTGTGACGGGCCTCTCCAGCCTGGAGCGTAAGGAGGTGCAGCGGCTCTGTGAGCAGCACGGAGCTAAATACACTGGCCAGCTCAAAATGAACGACTGCACACACCTGATTGTTAGTGAACCAACTG GTCAGAAGTACGAATGCGCCAAGAAGTGGAATGTTTACTGCGTGTCTGTAAACTGGCTCTTTGACAGCATAGAGAAGGGTTTCTGTCAAGATGAGAGCAGGTACGCCGTGGACCGCCGTTCATCAAAAACCTCCGCACCGCACACCTCTACTCCTACTGGCACCAGCAAGCGGCAAG ATGGTCCGTCTCTGCTGGGCTTGAGCAACATTTCTGTCAGTGCTAGCGTTGGGGTAAATGACACTGCCCTCACCAACTCCACCGTGAGTCGTGTGGAGACGTCGGACCCCGTAGATTGCCTTGATCTCACCGTTTGTCCTGTCGATGATGTTTTGGATGGCTGTAAG CTGTATCTCTGTGGCTTTCCGGTGAAGAAGTTGGAGAAGCTGCGGCGACTTGTAAACGCTGGCGGAGGTCTGCGCTTCAACCAACCCTGTGAGGAACTGACTCATGTGGTGATGGGAGAGCTGGACCAGGAGCTCCACAAGTTTCTCTCTAAAGCCACTTATAG GCCTCATGTGGTAACAGTGCAGTGGCTGCTGGATAGTTTCTCTAGAGGCGCTCTGCTCCCAGAGGAAGGATACCTCCACCCTGACTGCCTTcctcctgctgcagctgcagcatcCGTGCCACCTCCCAGATCATCAGCCGGACCGCTTGTTCCCAGTCCAACCACTCCCAGGTTAAAGACGGCAGATGAGGATCTGCTCTCACAGTACATGGACGGCGACCCAACAGTTG TTGACGTGCCACCACCAGGAGGAGAGAACAGGGAGTCCATAAGCACCGCTGCAGAGCCCCAACCCGAGTCGTGGGAACCCAATCATACCAGAGCAACGCAAGACTCGACCCAGCAGGAAGGCCTGTTTGCCGGCAGGTCCTTCCTCCTTGTGGGTTTCGATCCTGAAGCCGAGGCGCAGTTCTCCGTGCTGGTTTCAGAACGAGGAGGCAAGGTACTGCCGGCCCGCACTCGAGCGGTGGCGGACTACGCCGTGGTTCCGCTGCTGGGCCGCTCGGTGGAGGCCACGGTGGACGAGGTCGTCACGGATACATGGCTG GCCATGTGTGTGGAGAAGGAGTGTGTTCTACGTCTGTCCGCCAACCCTTTGTTTGTCCCCGTCCCTGTGAGGGAGGGACATTTTCCTCTAAAGGACTGCGTCCTCTCCGTCAGCCAGTTTACTGGAGCAGAGAGGGAGTCCCTGGTGGAGCTCGCCAAGTACCTCGGAGCAAA TGTGCAGGATTATTTTGTGCGCCTGGCCAACCAGAAGAAAGGGATGCTGGCCAGCACTCACCTGGTGTTGCAGACTCCTGAAGGCACAAAGTACCAGGCAGCAAAGAAGTGGGGGCTCCCTGCTGTCACCATGCACTGGATTCTGGAATCCGCTCGTACGGGCAAGAGGGCGGCGGAGGAGAAGTACCTGGTTGACCTACCTCCTTCTCCAG AGAGAGATGAAGAGAGCTTTGTGGGCGGCTCCCAGAAACCCATCCTGCCTCCGCCGCGTCCACGTTCCCCTGAAATCCCTCTGCTGGGTCCGCAGGGCGGGAAAGCCGTCACCCCGCTAGACCTGGGCCGCTTCCAAAGCAAAGTGTTTCGCTCCGTGCTGGATGAGATGAAACCCGAACAAAACCAGGAGGACAGTAGAAGGAGGCGGCCTCAGAAGGAGCCTCCTCTGCAGCTGGACACGCCATCTCGGTTCCTGAGCAGAGATCAGCTCTTCAGACCGTCGTTTAACGTCGCG GATGCACTGGGAGCTTTGGAAACGCCTGGTGGGCGATCAAAGCCAGGAGAGAAGGTGGAGACGCCGCTGACTGATGTCATCAaccggaatctgaaggtggctctGGCCAACAGCTCACGTGGGAACATGTCAGACCTCCAGGCCGTCACCGCCAGCCCACAGCTGGCCAAGACGACAGAGAAGGAG GCTCCAGAAGCAGCAGCCAGACCTCTGACTGGTGTTGTGATCTGTGTGGCGAAGAAGCTCAGCAAAATGCAGAGCGAACTAAACGCTGTTGCTGCCTCGCTGGGAGCTGACTTCAG ATGGGCTTGTGATGACACGGTGACCCACTACATCTACCAGGGTCGAGTGGGGGACAGCTCCAGGGAGTACAGAGGGGTGAAGGAGAGAGGGCTGCATGTGGTATCTCAGTACTGGCTGCACGCT TGTGCCGAGGAGCAGAAGCACGTCTCAGAGTCTCTGTATCCGTTCACCTACAACCCCAAGATGAGCCTAAACCTGAGCCAGGTGCCCAGCAGCTCCCAGAAGTCTCCGCCTTTCCCACGAACACGGCTCCGAGACAAACTTGACAAG TCTGAGCTCCCCGCTGCAGGAGCAACCTCAGCTGTGAGTAACGGAGGCGACGATCACGATGAGAAGAGAG ACATGCTGGAAATGGGGGAGACCCTGCAACGACAGCTGCAGGAGATCATGTCCGCCACCAAGATAACGACGGGCAGACGCACGTCTGTGAGACTGGCTAGAATGGGATCAGGAGGTGCTGATTCTGGTCCGAACACACCCGACGTGAGCCGAGCCAGCCGCGGCGGGAGCAGACGGACCCTGGAAGCTCTCAG AGTTTCCAGAGAAGCAGCCCTGGACATCAACACGGAGCCGTCTCAGAGCGAGCAGATCGTCTGGGATGACCCAACGGCCCGGGAGGAGCGGGCGAAGCTGGCGGATAACTTCCAGTGGCCTGGAAGTCCGTCGCAACACTCCGAACCTCTCACGGCTGCTGCTGCACCTGCACCCCCTCCCTCCGCAGAGACCAGATCACAGTTGAAGGACTCCATGACGGACTCGGAGCTGGTGGAGATCG CTGCTTGTGAGGTTATTAACCAGCagctgggtcagaaggtcatgacCCCTCCACCAGAGGAACCAGAGGAAGACATCCTCACTCCTAGAGCTCCTAGCATCGCCTTTCCCCTCACTAAACCAGCAGGAGCTCCGGAGCATCAGGACGAGACAAGAGAAGAAAAGCAGCCTCCCAGATTCCAGCTGTCCTCCCTCAGTCCTCAGGAGCGCATCGATTACAGCCAGCTGATAGAGGAGCTGG GTGGTGTTGTCCTGGACAAGCAGTCCTTCGACCCCAGCTGCTCCCACATCATCGTAGGGACTCCGCTGCGCAACGAGAAGTATCTTGCAGCGATGGCTGCCGGTAAATGGATCCTGCATCGTTCCTACCTGGAAGTCTGTCGCTCCCTGGGACACTTTGTCCAG GAGGAGGAGTATGAATGGGGCAGCAGCTCCATCCTGGAGGCTTTACCCTCCATCACCTCTCAGCAAAGGAGGCTGGCCTCGTCGGCCATGCGCTGGAGAAAAGCTCTGCAGGGAAGCTCTGAACAGAAG ggAGCTTTCAGCGGCTGGAGCGTGATGCTGAACATCGACCAGAGTAGAGAGTCCGGATTCAGGAGGTTACTGCAGTCAGGCGGGGCCAAG GTGCTGCCAAGTCCCTCCTCATCTCTATACAAAGAGGCCACTCACCTGTTTGCAGACTTCAGTCGTCTGAAACCTGCAGATTTCAGGGTGGACGTAGCAGAGGCGACGGCTCAAGGGGTGACATGCTTGAAACCAGAGTACATCGCAGATTACCTGATGCAG